The nucleotide sequence CGTTGCCGCCGTAGGCGGGTTCATGTGTGGCAGTTGTCACGAAATGCCCTCCTTCTGCTTCTTGCGCCGACGGAGCAGGAACAAGGACGCGATCCCGCCAGGCAAGAACCCGACGACAAGTACGAACAATGCGCCCTGGGCGTACGTCCACGCAGACGGGAACTGCTCCGACAACGTCGTCTGGGCCCAGGCGACGGCGATTGCACCTAGCACCGGTCCGAGCAGAGTGGTACGGCCACCGATCGCGACACCGATGATGAAGGCGATCGAGGCGAGTACTCCGACGTCTTGCGGGGTAATGATCCCGACGATCGGGACGAACAGCGCCCCGGCGATCGATGCCCACAAGGCTGCGACGACGTAAGCGACCAGCTTGATGTTCGCGGGGTCGTAGCCGAGGAAGCGGACTCGCTCCTCCTGGTCCCGCACGGCAACGAGCAGTTCGCCGTACCGGCTGTTCATCAGCTGCCGGGTGATGAGCATGACCACCAGCAGAGTGCCCGCGGCGATGAAGTAGAGCATCTGCTTGTTGACTGGATCATTCAGCGTGAAGCCGAACCAGGTGCGGAAGTAACTGATGCCATTCGAGCCGCCCAGCGTGTTCTGCTGACTGATGAGCAATATCGCAAATGCCGCCGCGAGGGCCTGGCTGAGTATTGCGAAATACGCGCCTTTCACTCGTCGCTTGAATATGCCCATACCGAGCAGCAAGGCCAGCAATGGCGGGATGGTCATGATCATCAGCAACGTCGCGAATGGGCTGGTGAATGGGAGCCAGAAGCCGGGAAGGTCACGCTGCCCGCCGAGCTGCATGAAATCAGGCAGTGCCCCCGCACCACTGCGGATTTCCGCGTCAGCGAGCTTCATGTGCATGGCCATCATGTAGGCGCCGAGTCCGAAGAACACGCCCTGCCCGAGGGTGAGCATTCCGCCGCGGCCCCACGCCAGGCCGATGCCGACAGCGACGATGGCGAAGCACAAGAACTTTCCAAGCAGATTGAGCCGGAAGTCGCTGAGCACGGCAGGTGCGACGACGAACAACATTAGAGCGCCGACTGCGAAACCGAGGACGACGCCGTAGCGCTCGAACCAGGACCGGTCAGCTTTCGGAATCTTCCGCTTCGCGGCGTCGGGGGATTCCTTGACCAAGGTGCTGATCATGCGAGGCTCCTAGTCTTGACGCTGACGAGGCCCTGCGGCCGAACTTGCAGGAAGATGATGATCGCAACGAACACCAAGACTTTGGCGATGCTCGCTGTGGTGGAGTATTCGATTACCGCGTGCAGCACTCCCAGCGCGAAGGCAGCGATCACGGCCCCGCGAATCTGACCAAGACCACCAGCGATGACGACCAGGAACGCGTCGACGATGTAGCTCTGGCCGATCGTCGGGCTCGTTGACCCGATCAGTGTCAGTGCGACTCCAGCGACTCCAGCGAGACCAGAGCCAATGAAGAACGTCGTGATGTCGGTGCGCCGGCTTGAGATTCCGCTTACTTCAGCGAGATCACGGTTCTGAACGACCGCGCGGATCCGGCGCCCCATCGAGGTGTACTTCAGCGCTGCGGCGAGAATGGCGACGCACACAATGGCGAGAATCAGGATGAACAGTCGTGATTTCGTCAGAACGACACCGAGTACCTCGATGTTGCCGCGCAGAAACTCGGGCGTCGCGACGTTGACGGCGGGAGCGCCGAAGATGTCCCGCGCGACTTGCTGCAGGATCAAACCGACGCCGAACGTGACGAGCAATGTGTCCAGCGGCCGGTGATACATGCGTTTGAGCAGGGTCGCTTCGAGGACTACGCCCATGACGCCGCCGACGCAGAAACCGACAATCAGCGACACGAACAGCGACACCCCGGCACTTGAAATAACCTGCTGTACAACGAATGCGGTGTACGACCCGGCCATGATGAACTCCCCGTGCGCCATGTTGATGACGCCCATCTGGCCGAACGTGAGGGAGAGGCCCAGTGCGATCAGAAGCAAGATCGAACCGATGCTGAGCCCAGTAAAGAGCTGGCTGGCTAAAACGTCCATCGACACCAACCTTTCGTGTGAGAACTGACTTGTGTCCGCACGCTGGGGCCCGCACCTGCCAGGCACGGGCCCCAGGGCCCTAAATCAGTTAGAGCATCAGTTGCCGGACAGGCCGTCAGCCCAGTCGTACGACTCGAGGTAGGGGTCCGGATCGATCGGACCGTCGGACTCCCACACGGTGTCGATGAGACCGTCACCGTTGATCACGCCGATGCGGGACGTCTTGGTGATGTGGTTGTTGTCGCCGTTGATCGTCACGGTGCCTTCGGGCGCGGCGAAAGACACTCCACCTGCAGCCGCCTGTACGTCGGCGACGTCGAATGATTCAGCTTGCTCGACCGTTTCTTTCCAGAGATAGACCGAGGTGTACGCGGCCTCCATCGGATCTGAGGTCGGCTTGTTGTCGCCGTAGCGCTCCTTGTAGGCCGCGACGAATGCCTGGTTCTCCGGAGTGTCGACGGTCTGGTAGTAGTTCCACGCGGTCAGCTGGCCCTCGATGTTCTGCACACCGATGCCGCCAACTTCTTCCTCCGCAATGGACACTGAGACGACTGGCATTGCTTCGGCGGTCAGGCCCGCGTTGGAGTACTCGCGGAAGAAGGCGACGTTGGAGTCACCATTCAGGGTATTGAAGACCGCATCTGCTCCAGCGGTACGGACTTTGTTAACGATGGTCGAGAAGTCCGTTGAACCCAGCGGGGTGTAGTCCTCACCGAGGATCTCGATGTCATTCGCTTCCGCATACGCCTTGATCACAGAGTTCGCCGTGCGCGGGAACACGTAGTCGCTGCCCACGAGGTACAGGGATTCTGTGCCCTGCTCTTTCAAGTAGTCGAGGGCGGGGACGATCTGCTGGTTCGTGGTCGCACCGGAGTAGAAGATGTTCGGTGACGCTTCGAGACCCTCATACTGGACGGGGTAGTAGAGCAGGGAGTTGTTGTCCTCGAAGACCGGCAGCATCGCCTTACGGCTCGCCGAGGTCCAGCCGCCGAAGACTGCTGCCACACAGTCCTGCCGGATCAGTTTTTCCGCCTTCTCGGCGAATGTGGCGGGGTCGGATGCCCCATCTTCACCGACGACCTGAATCTGCTTGCCGAGGACGCCACCGTCGGCGTTGATTTCTTCCACCGCGAGGCGGATCGAGTCGCGCACGGTGACCTCGCTGATCGCCATCGTGCCTGACAGCGAGTTCAGGGATCCAACTTTGATCGTGTCACCACTTGTATCGACGCACGATTCCGCGCTGGCGGCGGCCTCATCGCCAGCACGGCTGCCGCACGCCGTGAGAAGTAGACCGATCGCTACCAGTGCGGTGGGGGCAGCGACCATGCGCCTGGACAACCTCATCGGCACACCTTTCGTTCCATTCGTCGGGAGCTTTCGGTGACGCCGTGAGGGCGCCACGCTGAAGCCAGTCCTCGGGAACGGTATTGAGTGCCTGTTTCGGTCAAGTGACCAGTTGTCACGGTGAGGTGAATCACTGTTACCGGGTGGTAAACAGTCTCAAAGTGGGCGAAAAGGAAGTGTGGCGGGCGCTGGGTGAAGCACACAGCGCCCGCCACTATCGTCGTGAACCCACTGGGCCGCAGCCCGCAACCCCCGCAATGGATGGCGGTGTGCGGGGGCGGCTCACTGGGGCTGGACCTGGGGTCGCACGACGACCATCGAGTGCCGTCACCCGGTGGGGCGGGCAGTGGGGCGGCACCCGAAGACTGGGTCAGCCCAGAGGGACGGTGTTCATCCCGTCGGAAAAGCAGCCTTTACCTGTCTGGAAATCACCCGCGAACGCAGGCCCGCCCATGCACTGGGGCGCCGAGGTCCCGGAAACCATGACAGTGGCACCCGGTCCTGCGATTCCGATTGAAAGCCCCGGGTTGAGGCCCCACGTTTCGACGGTCGCACCATCGCCGATGGCAATGGCAGCGGGGCCTGAGAAGTTGGTCGCCGCGCTCGTCGCGGTACCACCATCCGCCGCAATCGCCAGGGAAAGTCCGAACATTTCTCCGGCCGCTGCGGCGTTGCCGTCAAAGCCAAACGCTGCTGCTGCGCTCGAATCGTCTGCGGTCGCAGAACATGATGATGTGGCCGAGGTTGCTGCCGGGCCAGTTCCCGGAACCGCCGGACACTCCACGGGCGCGGCTGCTGCTGTCGTCGCACCCAGTAGTGACACCGAGCCAGCTATCAGGGCACCGCTCGCAGCGAGAGCGAGGCGGCGTGTAACGCGATGGTGTGTTGATACTGCCGTCTGAGACATGCCATCTCCATCGGGGTGAAGGTGTGAACTGCCCTACACACAGTCTTCGGAGCATGAGTTCAGGCGGATTGGGTCAGAGTGAAAATTCTTGAGAAACGAGTTAGCGCGGGTCCGGAAGCCGGAACCCGCGCCAACTTGCACACGCTGCCCTTAGGAGCCGAGGAAACCATCGACGGAGCCAGCGAGGTCGCCGAACATGTCGAAGACCATCTCGAAGTTGCTGAAGTCGCCAGTGCCGTCGTTGTCTCTGATCCATAGCGCGAACGCCGCGATCATATCGAGAATCGAACCGAACATGTGCGTAACCCCTTCACAGTAAACTGCTTTCAGCGCAGGCATTCCGCGCCTGCTGTAACGGTATGTTGGGGCAGTCCCGAATCCGGTCACCGATCAGGCTCGGCCGAATGACGATACGCTCACAATCCGCGCGCCGCGCCCCCGAACCGTCACAGGTGCGGAGCGAACTCCTCGTCCGGTATCCGCTCTCGCACGCGATCCCGCGAATCCTCCCGCACGAGGTACGGGGAAATGGTGCTGCGGTGTTCGTTGAGGTCGATGTCCTTCCCGATAGCAGGAAAGGCCCGCTGCGGACAGGTGTCCCGTTCGCAGATCCGGCAGCCCACTCCAATGGGCGTTGCTGTGCCGGAATCTGAGATATCGAGTCCGTCGGCGTAAACGGTGCGTCCCGCGTGGCGCAGTTCGCACCCCAGGCCGATCGCGAAAGTCTTTCCAGGCTCCCCGTACCGGGAGGCCCGCCGCTCGACTGTTCTGGCGATCCACAGGTAGCGGCGGCCATCGGGCATTTCGGCGATCTGCCGCATGATCTTGCCGGGATAAGCGAAAGTCTCGTAGACATTCCACAGCGGACATGTGCCGCCAGTCGACGAGAAGTGAAACCCCGTTGCAGATTGTCGTTTCGACATGTTGCCTGCGCGGTCTACCCGCACGAAGGAGAACGGCACTCCCCGGAGGTTCGGCCGCTGCAGCGTCGACAGTCGGTGACAGATTGATTCGTAGCTGACCGCGTAGAAGGCGGACATCCGCTCGACGTCGTACCGAAAGTCCTCAGCCACCTCGTGGAACTGCCGGTAGGGCAGCATCGTTGCGGCAGCGAAGTACTTGGCGAGGCTGACCCGGGCGAGTCGGCGCGCGGCGTCGGAGCTGAAGTTGCCTTCGTCCACAAGCTCATCAAGGAGGTCGCCGCACTCGAGATACGCGAGCTCAGTGGCGAACTTGAAGACTTGCTGACCTGGAGAGAGACGTGTCGAGATCTCCATCACCCGAGTTTCGGGGTGGTAGCGGTGCAGTACGGAATCCCCAAGGTCGATGCGCTTGATGATCTGCACGCCGTGCACCCGCTCGAGCCGCCGGGCGATTTCTCTCCGCACGTCGGCGTGGTGCATGCGCATCTGCACGGTCAGCTGCTCGGCGGCGGTGTCGAGTTCGTGGAAGTAGTTCTGACGCTGGTAGACGTAGTCACGGACTTCCTCGTGCGGCATTGTGATCGCGCCGGATCCGCTGCCGTCGTTGTACCGGTCTTCCGTGGCGGCTGCCAGCTGGGAGGTCGTGTTGCGGTAGCGGCGGTGCAGGTTGACGACCGCCCGGGCAATTGCGGGGTGTGTTTGCACCAGGCTGGCAACCTCTTGCGCGTCGGCATCCACGCCGACTTCGGAATCGAGGAGAACCTCCCTCATTTCGGCGATGAGACGGGTGGTGTCCTGAGAAGCGAAGAACGTCGCATCGACTCCGAATAGCTCGGTGATCCGCAGCAAAACGGGGACGGTCAGCGGCCGCACGTCATGTTCAATCTGGTTCAGGTAGCTCGCCGAGATGTCGAGCATCTTCGCAAGCTCGACCTGACTCAGGCCCCGCTCGGCTCTCAGTTGCCGCAAGCGTGCACCGACAAACGTCTTTGCCACGACTTCCAGGCTATGCGCAGCCTGGCGGGACTGCTAGCCGATTCCCATGACCAGGTTCGCAATATTCACAGCGGAGCGCGAGACAAGCGCACAATCCGGCCGTCTAGTCGAATGTGAATGTGCTCACATTGCTGCAATGCCGGGCATCGGCTGGCGTAGAGGGGTTGCGGGCGGTGCGCGGAGGTGGTGTGGGAGGGCCCGTGCGCTCACCTGCGCTAACGTAACGCCCGTACTGTTTTTCTGGCAGCCTTCACGACTCTTCTTCGCAAAATTTGCAAGACCCCTCGTAAACCTAGCCACAATTGGCACTTGCAAGGGGTAGACCAGCGTCTTTATGGTGTGGCATCGTCGGTTAAGTAACCGAACCACCGAGGTACAAAGATGCGAAGCCGGTCACATGTGTGAGCACTCGGTAACGAGCCGTTTACACGGGCCGCTTCACGCCTCGTAAGGGTCAGACTCACAGAAACTGGAGAATCGATGTCTAACGTCGGTAAGCCACGTACCGCCGCTGAAATTCAGCAGGACTGGGACACCAACCCTCGCTGGAAGGGAATCAACCGCGACTACAGCGCTGAGCAGGTCGCCGAACTGCAGGGCAGCGTCGTAGAAGAGCACACGCTGGCTCGTCGCGGTGCGGAAATCCTGTGGGAAGGCGTCAATAGCGACGATTACATCAACGCTCTTGGTGCACTGACCGGCAACATGGCCGTTCAGCAGGTCCGCGCGGGCCTGAAGGCCATCTACCTGTCCGGCTGGCAGGTCGCCGGTGACGCGAACCTTTCCGGTCACACCTACCCTGACCAGAGCCTCTACCCGGCAAACTCAGTTCCAGCTGTTGTTCGCCGCATCAACAACGCGCTGCTCCGTGCCGACGAGATCGCGCGCGTCGAGGGTGACACGGCGGTTGACAACTGGCTGGTGCCGATCGTCGCTGACGGTGAAGCTGGCTTCGGTGGCGCGCTGAACGTCTACGAGCTGCAGAAGGCCATGATCGCCGCGGGCGCAGCTGGTACCCACTGGGAAGACCAGCTCGCGTCGGAGAAGAAGTGCGGCCACCTCGGTGGCAAGGTGCTGATCCCCACCCAGCAGCACATCCGCACGCTTACCTCGGCCCGCCTCGCAGCGGACGTTTCCAACACAGAAACCGTCGTCATCGCTCGTACCGACGCTGAGGCCGCGACACTCATCACGTCTGATGTCGACGAGCGTGACCGCCCGTTCATCACCGGCGAGCGCACCGCTGAGGGCTTCTACAACATCAAGAATGGCATCGAGCCCTGCATCGCCCGCGCGAAGGCTTACGCACCGTACGCGGACATGATCTGGATGGAGACCGGTGTTCCGGACCTCGAGGTCGCGAAGAAGTTCGCCGAGGCTGTGAAGGCTGACTTCCCAGACCAGCTGCTGTCGTACAACTGCTCACCGTCCTTCAACTGGCGGGCGCACCTCGACGACTCGACGATTGCGAAGTTCCAGAAGGAACTCGGCGCGATGGGCTTCAAGTTCCAGTTCATCACGCTCGCGGGCTTCCACGCTCTCAACTACAGCATGTTCGACCTGGCTTACGGCTATGCCCGTGAAGGCATGACCGCCTACGTTGACCTGCAGGAGCGCGAGTTCGCGTCAGAGGCTCGCGGCTACACCGCCACCAAGCACCAGCGCGAGGTCGGTGCTGGCTACTTCGACCGCATCGCTACCACGGTGGATCCAAACACCTCCACCGCAGCCCTCAAGGGGTCGACTGAAGAAGGCCAGTTCCACTGATGACCGGGCAAGCTGACACTCCCGCCGCCAAGCCGGGCGCCGGAGAAAAGATCTCGCGAGTTGGTGTTATCGGCGCCGGGCAGATGGGTGCTGGTATCGCGGAGGTGTGCGCTCGCGCACACGTCGACGTGCTGGTGTTCGAGCAGACCCGTGAACTCGCCGCAGCAGGCCGGGCGCGAATTCTCCGGTCGCTTGACCGTGGTGTGAGCAGTGGGAAGATCACCGAGCGTGAGCGGGAGCAGGCCGCATGGCGCCTCCGCTTCACCTCCGATCTCGGTGATTTCGCTGATCGTCAGCTTGTCGTTGAGGCTGTTGTCGAGGAGGAGAAGGTCAAGACGGAAATCTTCCGCGAACTTGACCAGATCGTCACCGACCCAAAGGCAGTACTGGCCTCCAACACCTCGTCCATCCCGATCATGAAGCTGGGGATGGCCACCAAGAATTCCAGCCGTGTAGTGGGCATGCACTTTTTCAACCCGGTGCCGGTCCTTCCTCTGGTTGAGTTGGTGACCACATTGATGACCAGCTCCGACGTGTCCGAGCGCGCGGAAGCGTTCGCTCGCGATGTGCTCGGCAAGCAGGTAGTGCGGTCCGCGGACCGTTCCGGCTTCGTGGTCAACGCCCTCCTTGTCCCGTACCTGCTTTCCGCGATTCGTATGGTCGAATCTGGATTCGCGACGGTGGAGGACATCGACAAGGCGATCGTGCTCGGTCTTGCGCACCCAATGGGACCGCTCGCGCTGAGCGACCTGGTTGGGCTCGACACCATCAAGGCCATCGCGGACTCGATGTACGAGGAGTTCAAGGAGCCTCTCTACTCGCCGCCGCCGCTGCTGCTGCGCATGGTTGAGGCGAGCAGGCTGGGCAAGAAGGCTGGGCACGGGTTCTACCAGTACCCAGCGTCTGGCCGTCCGTCCGCGAAGTGATCGGCTAGCCAGCCGAGCGGACGCTCAAACAGCAAGGGGTGCGGTTATTCCACAGCGAACGACCGCGCCCCTTCTTGTCGTTTACGGCCTTTAGCGCAGTAGGGTTGCATCGAGCACAAATACTGGCCGCCAGCACTCGGCACGGGGCCGGGCTGCGGCGCAGGAAAGGTGAAGGCAGGAATGACCAGTTCCCCCCACATGAGTGAGTACCGCTCGAGCATCCTGGGCTATCCGCGGATCGGTCCGCGCCGTGAACTCAAGCGTGCTCTCGAGTCGTATTGGCGCGGTGGAATTTCGCAAGAGGAACTGGTTGCTGCAGGAAGGGAACTGCAGGAGCAGACCTGGAGCGAACTCGCTGCCACCGGTCTTTCCCAGGTACCGGGGAACACCTTCTCGTACTACGATCATGTCCTTGACACAGCGTTTCTGTTCGGCGCGATTCCGCAACGATTCAAAGCGCTACAAGAAGAATTGAACCCGCTCGACTTGTACTTCACGATGGCTCGCGGCCGTCCCGACTTTCCGCCGCTCGAGCTCGTGAAATTCATTAGCAGCAACTATTACTATCGCCAGCCGGAATTGGATCCGGACATGGAGTTCGGGCTGAACGCTGATCACATTATTGATGAGATCCAGCGCGGCAACGAGGCTGGTATCGAGCTCCGCCCGGTCATCATGGGTCCCGTCACGCTTCTCCTGATGAGCAGGGCGTCCGCGCGGGCGCCCGAGGGCTTTCAGACCCTCGATCTGCTCGATCGTCTCCTCACGAAATACGAGGATCTTTTCGAGCGACTGGCGCGTGCAGGCACGACCTGCGTTCAGCTTGATGAACCGTACTTCACGCTCGAACGCACCGATGCCGAACTCGAAGCTTTCAAGCGCGCGTACGACACACTCGGCCATTCACCACTGCGCCCGCGACTGCTCGTGACCGGTCAGTATGGTGATCTCGGCCCTGCACTCCCTATTCTCGCGGCAACGAAGGTCGAGGCCATCGCGCTTGATCTGGTGGCTGCGCGAAAGACTCCTGCCGAGCTAGCCGAGATTCCAGGGCTCCGGCGCAAACGTATCTATGCGGGTGTCGTCA is from Hoyosella subflava DQS3-9A1 and encodes:
- a CDS encoding 3-hydroxybutyryl-CoA dehydrogenase; translation: MTGQADTPAAKPGAGEKISRVGVIGAGQMGAGIAEVCARAHVDVLVFEQTRELAAAGRARILRSLDRGVSSGKITEREREQAAWRLRFTSDLGDFADRQLVVEAVVEEEKVKTEIFRELDQIVTDPKAVLASNTSSIPIMKLGMATKNSSRVVGMHFFNPVPVLPLVELVTTLMTSSDVSERAEAFARDVLGKQVVRSADRSGFVVNALLVPYLLSAIRMVESGFATVEDIDKAIVLGLAHPMGPLALSDLVGLDTIKAIADSMYEEFKEPLYSPPPLLLRMVEASRLGKKAGHGFYQYPASGRPSAK
- the urtC gene encoding urea ABC transporter permease subunit UrtC, whose product is MLFVVAPAVLSDFRLNLLGKFLCFAIVAVGIGLAWGRGGMLTLGQGVFFGLGAYMMAMHMKLADAEIRSGAGALPDFMQLGGQRDLPGFWLPFTSPFATLLMIMTIPPLLALLLGMGIFKRRVKGAYFAILSQALAAAFAILLISQQNTLGGSNGISYFRTWFGFTLNDPVNKQMLYFIAAGTLLVVMLITRQLMNSRYGELLVAVRDQEERVRFLGYDPANIKLVAYVVAALWASIAGALFVPIVGIITPQDVGVLASIAFIIGVAIGGRTTLLGPVLGAIAVAWAQTTLSEQFPSAWTYAQGALFVLVVGFLPGGIASLFLLRRRKKQKEGIS
- the ramB gene encoding acetate metabolism transcriptional regulator RamB, with translation MAKTFVGARLRQLRAERGLSQVELAKMLDISASYLNQIEHDVRPLTVPVLLRITELFGVDATFFASQDTTRLIAEMREVLLDSEVGVDADAQEVASLVQTHPAIARAVVNLHRRYRNTTSQLAAATEDRYNDGSGSGAITMPHEEVRDYVYQRQNYFHELDTAAEQLTVQMRMHHADVRREIARRLERVHGVQIIKRIDLGDSVLHRYHPETRVMEISTRLSPGQQVFKFATELAYLECGDLLDELVDEGNFSSDAARRLARVSLAKYFAAATMLPYRQFHEVAEDFRYDVERMSAFYAVSYESICHRLSTLQRPNLRGVPFSFVRVDRAGNMSKRQSATGFHFSSTGGTCPLWNVYETFAYPGKIMRQIAEMPDGRRYLWIARTVERRASRYGEPGKTFAIGLGCELRHAGRTVYADGLDISDSGTATPIGVGCRICERDTCPQRAFPAIGKDIDLNEHRSTISPYLVREDSRDRVRERIPDEEFAPHL
- the aceA gene encoding isocitrate lyase → MSNVGKPRTAAEIQQDWDTNPRWKGINRDYSAEQVAELQGSVVEEHTLARRGAEILWEGVNSDDYINALGALTGNMAVQQVRAGLKAIYLSGWQVAGDANLSGHTYPDQSLYPANSVPAVVRRINNALLRADEIARVEGDTAVDNWLVPIVADGEAGFGGALNVYELQKAMIAAGAAGTHWEDQLASEKKCGHLGGKVLIPTQQHIRTLTSARLAADVSNTETVVIARTDAEAATLITSDVDERDRPFITGERTAEGFYNIKNGIEPCIARAKAYAPYADMIWMETGVPDLEVAKKFAEAVKADFPDQLLSYNCSPSFNWRAHLDDSTIAKFQKELGAMGFKFQFITLAGFHALNYSMFDLAYGYAREGMTAYVDLQEREFASEARGYTATKHQREVGAGYFDRIATTVDPNTSTAALKGSTEEGQFH
- the urtB gene encoding urea ABC transporter permease subunit UrtB — protein: MDVLASQLFTGLSIGSILLLIALGLSLTFGQMGVINMAHGEFIMAGSYTAFVVQQVISSAGVSLFVSLIVGFCVGGVMGVVLEATLLKRMYHRPLDTLLVTFGVGLILQQVARDIFGAPAVNVATPEFLRGNIEVLGVVLTKSRLFILILAIVCVAILAAALKYTSMGRRIRAVVQNRDLAEVSGISSRRTDITTFFIGSGLAGVAGVALTLIGSTSPTIGQSYIVDAFLVVIAGGLGQIRGAVIAAFALGVLHAVIEYSTTASIAKVLVFVAIIIFLQVRPQGLVSVKTRSLA
- a CDS encoding DUF6764 family protein; the encoded protein is MSQTAVSTHHRVTRRLALAASGALIAGSVSLLGATTAAAAPVECPAVPGTGPAATSATSSCSATADDSSAAAAFGFDGNAAAAGEMFGLSLAIAADGGTATSAATNFSGPAAIAIGDGATVETWGLNPGLSIGIAGPGATVMVSGTSAPQCMGGPAFAGDFQTGKGCFSDGMNTVPLG
- the urtA gene encoding urea ABC transporter substrate-binding protein, which translates into the protein MRLSRRMVAAPTALVAIGLLLTACGSRAGDEAAASAESCVDTSGDTIKVGSLNSLSGTMAISEVTVRDSIRLAVEEINADGGVLGKQIQVVGEDGASDPATFAEKAEKLIRQDCVAAVFGGWTSASRKAMLPVFEDNNSLLYYPVQYEGLEASPNIFYSGATTNQQIVPALDYLKEQGTESLYLVGSDYVFPRTANSVIKAYAEANDIEILGEDYTPLGSTDFSTIVNKVRTAGADAVFNTLNGDSNVAFFREYSNAGLTAEAMPVVSVSIAEEEVGGIGVQNIEGQLTAWNYYQTVDTPENQAFVAAYKERYGDNKPTSDPMEAAYTSVYLWKETVEQAESFDVADVQAAAGGVSFAAPEGTVTINGDNNHITKTSRIGVINGDGLIDTVWESDGPIDPDPYLESYDWADGLSGN